In one window of Scylla paramamosain isolate STU-SP2022 chromosome 38, ASM3559412v1, whole genome shotgun sequence DNA:
- the LOC135091763 gene encoding proteasomal ATPase-associated factor 1-like isoform X1, with translation MAGRGGLLVLQSDWQESLRDNDTSAWVMYKTLGRQAEHGKVGGTNPSSAFTVQGRTERTITITYTPTGRSTLFVAPTQTFSHIHAKSVMSLDVAEGGLAVSVCAENKLLVWETETGLVRRTLEGHLFDAYSCRLFPSGVVVLSGGGDMQLRIWDAVTGQCPVVLKGHTGAVLDTAIVERGRNVISVSKDGSAKLWNCGAAACVATLLTTESVLNCCAITDVTGSIDLPPPAEPPSELEYGTAGKVLLAGADDGQVHLVNVAGRAVLAVLPLGSPVLAGCWATATLAVLGLADGRLEVVDAQTLNSRPLSHDSASSVESIVPHAGGVLAGRRDGTCQFYKLDGSSSAQLTGSDCDPIYRIAINSSHIYAACRDGHVRKYCIRDLGAV, from the exons ATGGCTGGCCGCGGCGGTCTCCTCGTTTTGCAGAGTGACTGGCAGGAGTCCCTCAG GGACAATGACACCTCAGCCTGGGTGATGTACAAGACGCTGGGCAGGCAGGCGGAACATGGCAAGGTGGGCGGCACCAACCCCAGCAGTGCCTTCACTGTCCAGGGTCGCACTGAacgcaccatcaccatcacttacaCTCCCACGGGCCGCTCCACACTGTTTGTGGCGCCGACACAGACCTTCAGCCACATCCATGCTAAGAGT GTGATGTCCCTGGACGTGGCCGAGGGAGGCCTGGCTGTGTCTGTGTGCGCGGAGAACAAGCTGCTCGTGTGGGAGACTGAGACAGGACTGGTCAGG aGGACCCTGGAGGGGCACCTGTTTGATGCCTACAGCTGCCGCCTCTTTCCCTCTGGCGTGGTGGTGCTGTCGGGTGGTGGGGACATGCAGCTCAGGATATGGGACGCTGTGACGGGCCAGTGTCCTGTAGTGCTCAAAGGACACACGGGCGCTGTGCTGGACACCGCCATTGTGGAGCGTGGCAGGAATGTCATTTCTGTTAGCAA AGACGGGAGTGCCAAGCTGTGGAACTGTGGTGCCGCAGCCTGTGTGGCGACGCTGCTCACCACTGAGTCTGTGTTGAACTGCTGTGCCATTACTGATGTTACTGGAAGCATAGACttgccaccaccagcagagccTCCCA GTGAGCTGGAGTATGGGACAGCTGGCAAGGTGCTGCTGGCCGGTGCTGATGATGGACAGGTGCATCTGGTGAATGTGGCTGGCCGGGCGGTACTGGCTGTGCTGCCCCTCGGCTCTCCTGTGCTGGCCGGCTGCTGGGCCACAGCAACCCTGGCCGTGCTGGGGCTGGCTGATGGGCGGCTGGAGGTGGTCGATGCACAG ACACTGAACAGCCGGCCACTCTCACATGACAGCGCCTCCTCTGTGGAAAGCATTGTACCTCATGCTGGTGGTGTCCTGGCTGGGCGACGGGATGGCACCTGTCAGTTCTACAAGCTGGATGGGTCGAGTTCAGCCCAGCTCACTGGCTCGGATTGCGACCCAATCTACAGGATAGCAATTAACTCCAGTCATATCTATGCAGCCTGCAGGGACGGACATGTTAGGAAATACTGCATCAGAGACCTGGGTGCTGTgtga
- the LOC135091763 gene encoding proteasomal ATPase-associated factor 1-like isoform X2, with product MYKTLGRQAEHGKVGGTNPSSAFTVQGRTERTITITYTPTGRSTLFVAPTQTFSHIHAKSVMSLDVAEGGLAVSVCAENKLLVWETETGLVRRTLEGHLFDAYSCRLFPSGVVVLSGGGDMQLRIWDAVTGQCPVVLKGHTGAVLDTAIVERGRNVISVSKDGSAKLWNCGAAACVATLLTTESVLNCCAITDVTGSIDLPPPAEPPSELEYGTAGKVLLAGADDGQVHLVNVAGRAVLAVLPLGSPVLAGCWATATLAVLGLADGRLEVVDAQTLNSRPLSHDSASSVESIVPHAGGVLAGRRDGTCQFYKLDGSSSAQLTGSDCDPIYRIAINSSHIYAACRDGHVRKYCIRDLGAV from the exons ATGTACAAGACGCTGGGCAGGCAGGCGGAACATGGCAAGGTGGGCGGCACCAACCCCAGCAGTGCCTTCACTGTCCAGGGTCGCACTGAacgcaccatcaccatcacttacaCTCCCACGGGCCGCTCCACACTGTTTGTGGCGCCGACACAGACCTTCAGCCACATCCATGCTAAGAGT GTGATGTCCCTGGACGTGGCCGAGGGAGGCCTGGCTGTGTCTGTGTGCGCGGAGAACAAGCTGCTCGTGTGGGAGACTGAGACAGGACTGGTCAGG aGGACCCTGGAGGGGCACCTGTTTGATGCCTACAGCTGCCGCCTCTTTCCCTCTGGCGTGGTGGTGCTGTCGGGTGGTGGGGACATGCAGCTCAGGATATGGGACGCTGTGACGGGCCAGTGTCCTGTAGTGCTCAAAGGACACACGGGCGCTGTGCTGGACACCGCCATTGTGGAGCGTGGCAGGAATGTCATTTCTGTTAGCAA AGACGGGAGTGCCAAGCTGTGGAACTGTGGTGCCGCAGCCTGTGTGGCGACGCTGCTCACCACTGAGTCTGTGTTGAACTGCTGTGCCATTACTGATGTTACTGGAAGCATAGACttgccaccaccagcagagccTCCCA GTGAGCTGGAGTATGGGACAGCTGGCAAGGTGCTGCTGGCCGGTGCTGATGATGGACAGGTGCATCTGGTGAATGTGGCTGGCCGGGCGGTACTGGCTGTGCTGCCCCTCGGCTCTCCTGTGCTGGCCGGCTGCTGGGCCACAGCAACCCTGGCCGTGCTGGGGCTGGCTGATGGGCGGCTGGAGGTGGTCGATGCACAG ACACTGAACAGCCGGCCACTCTCACATGACAGCGCCTCCTCTGTGGAAAGCATTGTACCTCATGCTGGTGGTGTCCTGGCTGGGCGACGGGATGGCACCTGTCAGTTCTACAAGCTGGATGGGTCGAGTTCAGCCCAGCTCACTGGCTCGGATTGCGACCCAATCTACAGGATAGCAATTAACTCCAGTCATATCTATGCAGCCTGCAGGGACGGACATGTTAGGAAATACTGCATCAGAGACCTGGGTGCTGTgtga